The DNA sequence ATCTCCGCCATCAGCACCCGGAGCTCGTAGTCGATGAAGCGGTTGTTCTGCGCACTCTCGAATGCGCGGGAGATCACGTCGTTCTGCAGCAGCCGCGATGCGCGGATCCGCGCGTCGGAACGAGCGATCGCGATGTGCAGGTTCTCGTCGGTCGCGAAGCGAAGCTGACGGTAGGAGCCGCGTCGGGCCTTCAGATGCGTCTGCTTGATCAACTCCTCCAGCGCGGCGGTTGCGAGTCCGAGCGCATGAGCCGAGTGCGCAGCCTGGATGAACGGGCCCTTCTCGTGCGGCGTTCCATAGGTGATGCCCCAGATGCCGCGCTCGTCCACCATGTCGGCTGGCACGAAGACCTCCTGGTCGACCGAGAAGTCTCCGCTTCCCGTTCCGCGAAGACCGAGGCCATCCCACGTGTCGTGCAGGGTCACGTCCTCCCTGCGGAAGTAGGGAACCACGAACCACGGCGTCCCATCCTTCGGCGAGAGCACGACGTCGCCATTGTCGTCATGGAGAACGCAGAGGCCGAAGAGGTGTGTGGCCTCGGGGGATCCGCTGGAGAACGGCCACCGACCCGATACCCAGTACCCGCCCTCGACTGCGCGAGCCACGCCTCCCGCACGCCCTCCATTACCGGCGATGATCCAGCGTTCGTCATCGAGGATGCGCTGCATGGCCTCCTTTCCGGCCCAGGTCTGCCCGGTGTGCAGCATGCAGAGCCAGCCGGCCGAGCCGTTCACGTGGGAGAGGGCCTCGACGGCCTCAAGCCATTCGACGGGGTGCGCTTCGAGCCCACCCAGCTCCTTGGGGAGGAACGCGCGGTACATGCCGTTCTCGTAGAGCGCGTTGGTGATCTCTTCGGGCATCCTCCGCTCGTTCTCGATGATCTCTTCGGAATCGCGAACCAGAGGGAAGATCTCGGTCACGCGCTCGAGGAGGGTGGTCTCTGCAGTGCTGACGACGGTGCTCACAGCATCTCCTGTCACATAATTGATACGGTTGGCAACATCTTGTATTAATAAAGTGACGAGCGCAACAGGAACTTTTTAATCAGGGGAGCATCCACGGTGATCAGTCAATCGTTATATAAAAGTCACCACATTTAAGTCGATCTGCGCTTCAATGACGGAACCGGAGTCCGCCCCGAGGACTTCACGATGAACGTCGAGAGGAAGCACGAGACATGGATCGATCGCGCCGGGCCCAGCGTAGGGCCGCACTCGTCGCCGCCGTCAGCGTCGCCACCGTGAGCATGGTGGTCGGATGCGCCGCGACGGTGCCTGACACGACGCCGGACACCGCTGTCAAGACGGTGCTCAGATCCCCGGGAGGGGACGGAGCCGTCGACTCCATCACCTGGAACCTCGGGTCAGGAGAGCCCGGGACGCTGGACCCGCCGAACGTCCCGAC is a window from the Microbacterium sp. LWO14-1.2 genome containing:
- a CDS encoding acyl-CoA dehydrogenase family protein produces the protein MSTVVSTAETTLLERVTEIFPLVRDSEEIIENERRMPEEITNALYENGMYRAFLPKELGGLEAHPVEWLEAVEALSHVNGSAGWLCMLHTGQTWAGKEAMQRILDDERWIIAGNGGRAGGVARAVEGGYWVSGRWPFSSGSPEATHLFGLCVLHDDNGDVVLSPKDGTPWFVVPYFRREDVTLHDTWDGLGLRGTGSGDFSVDQEVFVPADMVDERGIWGITYGTPHEKGPFIQAAHSAHALGLATAALEELIKQTHLKARRGSYRQLRFATDENLHIAIARSDARIRASRLLQNDVISRAFESAQNNRFIDYELRVLMAEINTFIVHECRDIVNTLFVESGVGGVGAKSRLARIFRDMAVAANHIIIAQNQLPSVGAYWMTRDMEGGPFIENIEMSAIYPPHPQFADRANIRVDLPTRKRS